From Balneola sp. MJW-20:
CTCTCGATCTGGGAGGACTTATATCAGATGATATTCAGAACTCCCGTCTTAATCTGGAAATGGACCTTAATTCCAGCACGCTTGATTATCAGACAGCCGTTGGTTCGTTACGATTGCTCTCATCCGGATCTGTGGACCGCTTCAGTTACGACAGTCTTGATATTGGTGTGGAACTGGATAACGGATTTATTCAATCAGATCTGGCACTGGGACTATACGGCTCTGTGGTTACCGGTAGTTTGGTAGCAGATCTTACCTCAGATATCAATGAATTCAATCTGCAGGGTACGGCGACTAAACTCCCGGTAAAAAGGATCATAGATATTCCTCAAATGCAGGAAGCGGTAGTTGATCTGGATTACGGTTTACAGATCAGCGGGAATAACCTGGATAATATAACCGGAAGAACGAATCTGGATATCATTAATGCAGTGGTAGGTGAAGAGATCTTGGGTAATCATCAGCTCTATCTGGATTTTACCGGCACACCAGATGACCGCAGGAGTCTGAGATTCACTTCCACAGCTTTTGATGCTACAGTTGAGGGTCAGTATAACCCCACTGAACTGATCGACCTGTATGCGCACTGGAAAGATTTTTTCCGTTATCGTTTTGAGGATGAGATCCTGCTCGATAATCCATCACTAAGTCTCAGTGATACTCTTCAGACGAGTGCACAGAATATTACCTGGAGTTCGAGATTGAAGGATCTTAAACTCTTGCGAACATATATCCCGTCTTTTCCGGAGATCAGGTCATCCGTTTCCTTTACCGGAAATGCTGAGATCAACCCTCAAAGACTTTCATTTAACAGCAGGGTTTACGATCCATCGTTCACATCAGGAGACCTAAGTGCAGATTCCATACTGGTACAGGCTACCGGAGGCTTCAGATATGATTCCTCGCTTAAGGACTTTTCACTCTTAAATATCAGTGGAGACCTGGGATTATTCGATTACAATCTCTTTACAGCCCGAAATTTACAATTCCTGGCTAAACTCAACCGAGACAGTCTGTCTCTCTCAACCAATATTGCTCAACTGGCTGATGATGCCAGGTTTAATCTGTCAGGAGAAGGAATTCTGACGGACAGTCTGATCCGTTTCTCGATCGATGAATTTGATGTTGGAACCGATGAATATGCCTGGGACACAGAGGGAAGACCGGTAGCAGTTTATGACCGACAGAATAAATTAACCCTGCAGGACCTGCTTTTCACGAGCGGAGACCAGTTCATAAGTGTTGACGGTACGTACAGTACCAACCCAACTGATTCTGTAAATTATCTCGTGAATGGTCTGGAGCTCGAGCGTCTCTCCGATGTGATTAATGGAAGGATCAATTTTTCCGGTTTATTTAATGGCAATTTTACCACCCGGTCTTTGACCAGGATTCCCAGTATACAGGGGAATATCTCGGTTGAAAAATTTATGCTGGATGACCAGATAGCCGGCGATGTGATACTGAACAGTAATTACAATCAGGAACTGGATCAATTTGATACCCGTATCACGGTATATACCGATTCTGCAAAATATCCCTCTTATTTTCGGAATAATGACCGGCTAGGGCTGGATTTTGAGATCAATGGGTACGTGAAAGCACCAGGGGCGGGCATTAATCTAAGTGAAGTTGATTCACTTTATGCATTCGATATCAATTTCCGCAATATCGATATGTGGATACTTCCCTTTATCGGACCCAAGATCTTTAATGAAGCCTCGGGTAATGGTTCAGGGAAAGGAAAATTCTGGGGTACCCTGGATGATTATGATTTTGATGTTAACTTTGATATCGGACAGCGGGACGCAGTGTATTTCCGGCCTAATTTCCTGGATACCTATTATTATGCGCAGGGTCCGATCCGGTTTAACCGTAGAGAAGGTCTCGAATTTCAGGATGTATTCATTATTGATCCGTCCGGTGGTCTTGCTACACTAAGCGGTACTTTTGATTTTAATGATTTTCAGATGATCAATTATTTTGATCTGAGAGTTGAGATGGATGAATTTCAGTTTTTGAATTCTGAGTTTGATCCTACGCTTCCTTTCTATGGAAATGCTTACGGTAGCAGTGTGGTGACCATTACAGGTACTAATATCAATCCGGTGATGAGAACAGTTACGCCGATGCAGATATCGGATTTTTCGGAGATCGGTATCCCACTGGTGGAAGAAACTGAGGTTAGCGAGGATAATAAACTTATCCGGTTTGTGGAATCTTTTGATCTTCCAGAGGATTCATCCGGTCAGCGAGACCCGGCATTCGGTAGTCAGCAATCCATAGACCCAACACAGCTTACCTTTGCAGAACGTTTTACCCTGGATCTCACCTTTGAGGCCCAGGACCCGATGACCGTACGCCTGATCTTTGATCCTGTCACCAATGATGCCGTAACTGCAAATGGTACCGGCCGGATACGTATCACCCTTGAAGATCAGCAGGTGAATATGTACGGGCAGTTCAATATTACAGACGGAAGGTACCAGTTTGTCAGTGGCGACATCTTCACCCGTCGATTTGAACTGGAACCGGGTGGTACTATTATCTGGAATGGTCCTCCTGATAATGCAAGATTGAACCTGAATGCATTTTACCGGGCGCGACCTGATATAAATACATTAACATCACTGCGAGGAGAACTTCGTAATGATGAGACTCAGCGTGTGAGGGTACCCGTAGAATTGGTTCTTTCCATAACCGGTACACTGGACAGTATCGAAAATGAATTCTTTTTCCGTCTTCCGGATACCTTTGATCCCAATATAAATTCAACACTGCAAACTCAGATCGCCGCTCTAAACAGAGATCAGGACGAAAAACTCATACAAGCAACCAGTTTCCTGCTGATGGGTGATTTTATACCGGTTTCAAATTCAAGTACTTCCAGGAACACCTCATTTGGGAACAATCTTTCAGGATCAGCCGCAGTACTGAACCCGCTTTTGTCAAATCAGGTGATCAGCCCCTTGCTTTCAAATCAGATCAATTCACTGCTGAACAGTGATGTGAGCAGTCTGGACGTAGATTTTAATCTAAATACTTACAATCAGGTCGATCTTGGGGTTGCATTAAGATTATACAACGATAAGCTTATATTAAGGCGTGAAGGTCAGGTGTACTCTCAGAATAACATCAATATTGGTGATATCGGAGCAACATACCGGATCAACCGAACATTTTCAGTTACTGCATTTCACAGGCAGGACCCGACATTTGGAAACCTGAATACATCAAATTCCACGAATGATACCCAGGATATTAATGGTGTGGGTGTGGAAGCCAGATTTTCATTCAATACCTGGAAACAATTTTTCAGGCGACTGGGCAGACCATTCAGAAAACTATTCGGTATAAAGGAAAAAACAGAAGAAGAGATAACAGAAAACAGAGAAGAAAATCCCTCGTAAAAGGAATTTAATGAGTAAAAATAAAAGGTTAAGTAGTTTTGAAGAGATCATTTTGGATCTCATAAAGTCGAGCCCAAATAATGAAATGACCATAGGTCAGCTCGCAAGTGTATTAAGCATAGAGAATAAAAAAGATCAAAAGAGACTGGACAAGTCTATAAATCGTCTGCAGAATAAAAGAATTTTACACCGCCACGGTAATAAGATCTCGATCAATAGATCTTCAGGTAACGCAGATTCCGGTTTACTGGAAGGACGTATTCATATTAATAACCGGGGAACCGGATATGTAATGGTCGAGGGCAGAGAGGACGATATTATGATATCCTCCAAGGATCTTGGAATGGCTCTCCCGGACGATATCGTAAAAGTGAAGATAACGGGCTCAAATAAAAGAAACGGTAAAGCCAGAGGGAAACTGGTAGAGATCGTTGAAAGAGGAAAAGAGTATTATGTCGGAACGCTTAAACAGGTAGGAAAAAAGAATTTCATTATAGAATCTGATCCAAAATCTGCACAGGTCGACTTTTTTGTATTACCTGAAAATCTGGGTAAAGCCAAGGAAAACGATAAAGTACTTTTCAGTCTGGAAAACTGGGTTCATCAGAAAGCCCTTCCGGAGGCAAAGATTCTCTCTATTCTTGGTCAGTCCGGATCTAATGACGCTAACGTACTTTCTATCCTTGCTGAAAATGATATGATCGCAGACTTTCCGCCTGATGTGGATAAACAGGCGGACCGTATTCCTACCGACATCCCCCAGGCGGAGATCGACAGGAGAAGAGATCTTAGGGATGAAATGATCTTTACCATTGATCCGGTCGATGCTAAAGATTTTGATGATGCACTGAGTATCAAAATTCTGGATAACGGAAATTATTACCTCGGCGTCCATATTGCTGATGTCACTCATTATGTGCAGCCTAAAACTGTTTTGGATCAGGAAGCCTATAAAAGAGGGACCAGTGTTTACCTGGTCGATCGGGTAATTCCTATGCTTCCTGAAGTGTTGAGTAACGGTGTATGTTCTTTACGGCCGCATGAAGATAAACTGACTTACAGTTGTTTTATGGAGATCGATCCCGATGGAAATCTGGTGGATTACAGTATCGAGGAGACGATCATACACTCCAAGCAGCGATTTACTTACGAAGAAGCGCAACAGATCATAGACGGTTCAAATCATAAACTGAGTGATAAGATCCATGAAGCATATGCACTGGCCCAGGTTTTAATGCATAAAAGGTTTCGTGAGGGAGCGATCGATTTTGACACTCCTGAGCCGCGATTCGTTTTAGACGATAATGGAGATCCGATTAAGGTGATCGTAAAAGAACGGTTGTTTGCTCACAGACTCATTGAAGAGTGTATGTTGATGGCAAACCGGACCGTAGCGCAGCATGTAGAAAAATTACGCCAGAAATCCGGTGAGAAGAGATCAAAAGATCTGTATCCTTTCTTTTACAGGATACATGACAAGCCGGACGAAGAGAAACTGATGGGCATAGCAGAACAGGTTAAGCCAATAGGTATTGAGTTTAATCTGAATGGGAAAATCACTCCTAAAAAGATCAATGACCTTCTTAAAAAGGTGGATGGTACCAGCCTCGAATATATCGTAAACGGTCTAATGCTTAGATCCATGGCCAAAGCAGAATATTCTCCAAACAATATCGGTCACTTCGGCCTGGGCTTTAAACATTACGCACACTTTACAAGTCCGATCCGTCGTTACCCTGACGTTATTGTCCACCGATTACTCAAAGGGTATAACCAGGGAAGTGCTGCATATACTCATAAGACACTGGTAAAGGACGGAGAACACTGCAGTGAAAGAGAACGAGTAGCGGTAGACGCGGAACGTGATTCCGTAAAACTGAAGCAGGTTGAATTTCTCAGTTCAAGGATTGGAGAGGAATTTGACGGTACTATAAGTGGAGTTACAGAAAATGGAATTTTTGTGAACCTTAAAGACATTTACTGTGAAGGAATGATCAGAGTCAGTGATCTGAAAAATGATTACTACGTATATGATCAAAAGAGTCATTCCCTCGTTGGCCGTAAAAGTGGACGAAAGTATCAGCTTGGAAATGACATCAGAGTTAAAGTGAAAAGCACCAACATGCAGAAAAGACAGATCGACTTTACCCTGTCTAAGAGCTAAATATTTCTAAATAGTATGATGAAACGCATTTTATTAGGTATCGCACTCGCAGGGCTACTTATCTGGCCGGAAGTTCAGGCCCAGTATTATTCTTTCGGAAAGAACCGGGTTCAATACGAAGACTTTGAATGGCGTTTTATTCAGTCCACGCATTTCGATGTATACTATTATGGCGACAAGAATTATAAACTGGCGGAATTTGCAGCAAAAAGCGTTGAATCGGCATACCGTCAGCTTTCTGAAGACTTTGATCATGAAATATCAGCACGTATCCCGCTGATCATTTATGATTCCCATAATGACTTTTCTCAGACCAATGTGGTAGCCCTCCCTATAGAAGCAGAGGGCATCGGTGGAGTGACTGATAAATTTAAAAACCGCATGACCGTACCCTTTGACGGAGATTACAAAGATTTCAGAAGGACTTTACATCATGAGCTGGTTCATGCGGTGTTTAATGATATGTTTTACGGTGGAAGTGTACAGTCCATTATAAGAAATAACATTAACCTGGTCTTCCCGCTTTGGTTTGAAGAAGGTCTTGCCGAGTATATGGCTCTGGGCTGGGACTCTAATACGGATATGTACATTCGGGATGCTGTGATCAACAATTACCTTCCACCATTGAACCGCCTCAGCGGTTATTATGCCTACCGGGGCGGCCAGTCTTTCTGGAATTTTGTAGTGGAAAACTACGGCCGTGAAAAGATCAGTGAGATCCTTCAGCGAATTAAAAATACACGAAATGTCGGTTTAGGGTTAACTCAGTCGCTTGGACTGGAAGGGCAGGATCTGTCTGATGAATGGATGGAGTACCTTAAGAAAAGATATTATCCGGAAGTTGCGGTCAGGGAGAGTAACGGTGATGTAGGAACTCAACTCACCGAACGGGCGAAATTCGGAACATACAATACGAGTCCGTCCATTTCTCCACAGGGTGATAAAGTTGCTTTTATTACCAACAAGAGAAGCTATTTCGATATAGTAGTGATCAGTACCATCAACAGTGAAAAACTAAAGACACTGATAAAGGGACAGGATAATCCTGAGTTTGAAGAACTTAACATCCTGAATCCGAACCTGACCTGGTCACCCGATGGGTCTAAAGTAGCTGCCTCATCAAAGTCTCAAGGCAAAGATGAGCTGGCTATCATTGATTACCGGAGTGGCAAAGTGGATAAATTCCGTTTCCCTCAGCTTGATGCGATTGGTTCAGTGGCCTGGTCACCAGACGGCAAGAAAATTGCTTTTGACGGGAATGTCGGTCCCTATCAGGATATCTTCTTATATGATATTGATAGCCGTGAACTTACGAATCTTACAAAGGATTTCTTTTCAGATATGAATCCGGCCTGGGGCAGTAATTCACAGGAGATTTATTTTAATTCGTACAGAGGTGACCGAACCCAGCTGGGTCGATACAATCTGAATCATGATCTGTTACTGGACCGAAGCATGTACCAGAGCGATCTTTACAAGATCAGAATTGGAGAAAACAATGCGGTCAGGCTCACAAAAACCAATAACTGGAATGAGTGGTCACCCAAGACGACGGGTGACGGCAGAATGGTTTATATATCGGATCTGAATGGAATTCAGAATATATATGAACTCAACTTACAGACCCTGACTTCAACACCCCTGACCAATTTCCTGACCGGTGTTTCACAGATCTCAATCAGTAATGACGGGTCCAGGCTGGCTTACAATTCAATTAACGAAGGTTATCTGGATATCTTCCTAATGCGATCACCCTTCAACCGTGCAAAGCAGGAACTTCCTTCACTTAACTACTGGGCTAAAAGAAGAGCGCAGGAAACACAGGAACAAAGAGTTCCGGCTATTGCTTATGCTGATCAAATGTTCAGAGACGGTCTTAAGATAAAAGAAGAAGCCCGGGCCGTAGAGGAAGTAGTCGAGCAGGAGCAGCGTCAGGATGATTCAGAGAATATTGATTTCAGAAATTATGTATTTGCCGATGACGTGATCGCAGATACAACCATTGAGATCAAAGATGAGAATACATTTGAGCCCGAAGATAATTATACAAATGATGGCCGGTATCAGCCAAGAGACTACAGGCTGGCTTTTTCAACCGATATTTCCTACAACCCTACTTTTGTAGCCTCCACCTACGGATCAGCAGCATCTACCCAGTTTATAATCAGTGACCTTCTGGGAGATCATCAGCTGGCATTCGGGACTAATTTTGTGCTGGACCTCAGAAACAGTGATTATACCATTCAGTATGCTTACCTCAAGAACCGAATGAATTATATATTCAACTTCTTCCATACGGCTAATCGTTTTCAAACCTTTTCAGGTGAGATACTGAGATTCCGGACTTACGGGCTGACCACCAATTTCCAGTATCCAATCAATAAATTTAAAAGAATTGATTTTGGGGTGGCAATGATCGGTGTGGCCAGAGATTATAGCATTGTACCCGATGGTAACCGGTTCTTTATAGGAGGAGGCCCGTTTTTGGGGCAGAATGTAGCAGCTTTTGATGATCAAAGAGCACTATTCCTGTATCCTGAAGTAACTTTCACTGATGATAAGACACTGCCCGGATTCATTACACCTGCGGGAGGCTCTCGCTATTCAGTTGGGATCTCAGGAAGTCCGGGAGTAGGAAACCAGGCTCCGACTTTTATTTCAGCATTGGGTGACTTCAGAAAGTATTTCAATCTGGGTTATCAGTATACCTTTGCATTAAGATACTCCGGTGGAGTTTCACTGGGAGGTGACTCACAAAATTACTTTATGGGTGGTCGCTTAGGCTGGATCAACCGCAGATTCAGCGAAAATGAACTTTCATTTGATCAATTAGTCGATAACTTCTTCTCGGTTCCGGCATTACCTCTTCGTGGTTACGCTTATAATGCCATTTACGGAGATCGTTTTAGCCTGATCAATGCTGAATTCCGATTCCCGTTCTTCGCAGCAGTTATACCGGGTGCCTTACCGATCATTCCGCTTTATAATCTGACGGGAGTGGCCTTCCTGGATGTGGGTACAGCATGGGGGCGTGATATCCGATATGGACTCCAGGATGCAAACGGAAATCAGATCATCAATGATTCCGGTCTTGACTTTAAAGTTGCGAAACCAGAAGATGGGTTTTACCAGATCCAGACACAAAACGGTGCGATAACGGCTAGTGATACTTATCTGGATGGGGATATTCTGATCGGAGGTGGATTCGGTATTAGGACCATATTGTTTGGTCTTCCATTCCGCTATGACGTAGGCTGGCCTTATGAAAGAAGCGGATTCGGAGGAAACCCGATTCATTATTTCTCCATCGGAATTGATTTTTGATCAATCCGAGTAAAAGGTCTGTACCTGAAGTAACCGGTAGTATTGATAGTCAGGGTCCAGAAAGTATACGAAGGACGTATACTCCTGACGCACTCTGCTGATACTGTCTCCTAAGCGGAGTTCATCCAGCTGCCCGTTTTCCTTAACAACATACTTGTACGTGTAGAGTCCTTGTTTGATCAGCTGGGTACTTTCCCATACTCCCAGATTCTGATCATAGACCATCCGGTTATTTTCATCCGGATTCCATTGATTGAAATCACCAATCAGATAGATCTCCGGGTCATTATTAAGTTCTCCCCGATCATTGAACCTGAATTTTACATTACTGTATCGTGCATTCCTGTCGCCGACAGGCTCTCCAAAAGAGGATCTCCATCGTGGTACGGGGTCAGCACTAAAATTCAGAAAATCATCCCTGAGTATCAGTAGAGGAGGTACTTTACCCGGTTGCCAGTCCATAATTTCCGGACCGGTAATTCCCAGTTCCCTAATATTCAGTCCGAGGAAGTCAAAATTTGCGGGGTATGCGTTCTCTCTTTTAAGGTAAAACCGGCTTCGACCTTCTTCACTGATATCAAAGGTACTGGTTTGTTTTGCATCGCCCCAGAATCGATTTTGCACAAAGTAATATCTCAGGTCGAACTGAGGATAGATCACAAATGCCGGGTAAAAGTACTCTGAAAAAGGCTGATCCAATGCAGCATTATTTCTCCCTGCATTAAAAATTGTTTCGATGCTCGAAACGAGTTCTCCTTCATTTTCAGTAACATAAAAAGGCATGGAAAAGAGGGGAGTGCCGGAACTGAAGTCACTGACCAGCAGCATATAATTTCCACTAACCATAAAAGAGACCTGTCGGTTTGGGAATGTAGTGCGGTAATGCACATAATTAGGATTCGAATTCTTGTTTATAGTCCCGGAGCCGAAGATCAGTTCATTTATCCCCGAAAGGTACCATTCCTCGGGAATATTACTCCTTTTCCAGTCGGGACCATAGTGAATGAAGTTGATCCTGAATTGCCCGCTTAAATTGGTAAGCTCATCGAATTCGAGAACTAATTTCTCATTACTGTTCAGTCGTAGAACGGGCGGGTTACCTTTATTATCGCCCCTGTAAAGCTGAATACTCTTGATCGAATTGGGGGCTGAGAGCTGAGGTGCTACAAGTAACCTGCTCTCATTATTTTGCACCGGAACCGGTTTGAGCTTTAGAGATTCGCCTACTTTACCGGAGCAGGAGATGAAAACACAACAAACACAAACAAGCAGAGCCGGTTTAAAGCTGAATACTTCCTTTAAAGACAAAATGAGCAGGCCCCGTTAGAGTTAGTTTAGCATAAGTACGTGTATCTGCATCAAAATGGAAACCGGCGTTTAGTTTTCCACCTTTCACCTGAACTTCATAGACCGGATCAGTCTCGTCAGATTGGCTGTCGTGATGCGCTGCAATAGATGCTGCCAGAGATCCTGTACCGCAGGCAAGAGTAAGGTCTTCCACACCTCTTTCATAGGTTTGAAGCTTGAGAGAATGCCTGCCGGTTACGCTGACAAAATTCACGTTGCTCCCTTCAGGAAGCACCAGTTCATGATTGCGGATGCTTCTTCCCGTTCTTACAAGTTCATCTTCCTTTTCCAGGTCAGATTCAGGTACCATACAAACAAGATGTTCAGTGGCTGCATCTGCTTTGATAAGCGGCCGGTCATTTATTTCGAGTTCTTGGGTCTTTACCGTAACCGGGAACCTGATACAAACCTCACTTTTACGAACCTCTGCAGTATAAATGTTGTCATGCACATTGAATGTGAGATTTGAAGGGAATCCATGGTGATGGGCATACATGCAAAGACAGCGAGCCCCGTTTCCACACATCCCGGCATCTGAGCCATCTGCATTCCGGTAGATCATAGTAAAATCAAGATCCGGATCTTCATTTTCCTGAAGCACTAGTAAACCATCTGCACCAATTCCAAAGCGACGATTGCAAAGACAAGGAGCCAGGTCTATGATCTCATTCATACTAAGACGGTATTCCCGGTTATCTATGACCACGAAGTCATTTCCGGCACCTTCCATTTTTGAGAATTTCAGTGTTTTAGTCATGATACAAAAGCAGGTAAATGTTGCCAGTTATTAGCATTGGATATTACAGGATCCATTCCTCTCATAAGTGCTGAATATCTCAAAGAAAGTACAATGAATACGAGTTTTGGATTCACATTCTGTCTGAGAAGGGTGCGGCTCTCTTCCAGTTCGTCTATCATATCTTCCAGTCTTGCATCCCCCAGCGCCCTGGTGAATTTCGCGATGGATTCTGCCTGATCGATGTTGGTGATCAGAGAACGGTTTTCAGTGGTTCTGAATACCATCAGGTCCCTCAGATACATTTCTATCAGGTTGGTAAGAGAGACCATTCCTTCAATATTATTATCACTTTGCCAGTCCTGAATCATTTTAGAAAGGGCTGAAGCATCCTGGCTGTATGAAGCCCTCAGAAACTCAACAATACCCTCTCTGTTATCTTTCAGTTTTTCCAGATCGAAAAATCGTGTCATGGCATAATTACCACCGGAAACCCGTGCCAGGTAGGAGGCTTCGTCTTCTGACAATGACTCATTTTTCATAAGACCGGTTCTTACATCATCTTCAGAAAGCATACCAAGCGGTATATGCTGACATCTTGAAACGATCGTTGGCAGCAGGCTTTCGTAACTTTCAGTAGTAAGAATGAACATGAGGCGATCGTTGGGTTCTTCCAGTAATTTCAGAAAAGCATTAGCTGTTTCCTTTCGCATGGTTTCCACCCGGGTCATTATAATGATCACCCGCTTACCTTCATTAGGTTTCAGTTTTGCAATCGGCCGAATGTCATCTCTGAAGTAATCTATAGGATAAAATGCTTGAAGATTCTTAGAAGAATCGTCGCTCAATGAAGGTCTGCTTGAAAAATCGATGATCTCATAGGGGTCATCAGAAAGCAGTTCAAGACGCTCACGAATCTCAGACATTCCTGCGGATGTCGGTTTCGGGATAAAAACGTGTATATCCGGATGACTGAACCAGGAAGATTTTTTGGAAGAACGATGCTCTCCGAGATCAGTAAGGTTCGAAATTCCGTTGATGAGTTCCGCAAAGGCCAGGGCAAAAGGTGTTTTGCCTGCTCCTTTAGGGCCTGATATCAGATAGGCATGGCTGATACGATCAGACCCATAGATCCTCTTGATCTGTTCACGGGCTCTCTGCTGCCCTACCAGTCGCTGGTCACCAAATGATATATTCAATTATTCCTCCCAGATGTAGTCAAATAATATACTTCCTGCCGTAACCATTACCCCGACAAACCCTACCAGTGCCCATAAGCTCTGTGTTTCAGTACTTAGCTCAGCGGATACGAAAGCCACCTTTGTAAGATCCGTAAGCAGTAGGATCATAGGTACGAAGAGGGGTATGCTCAATATTGAGAAAATAGCACCCTTACGGTCTGCCTGTGAAACTATAGCAGCTACCAGCGTGGAAACTCCGCTGATTCCAGCCGTACCTAAAAACAGGATCACCAGAAAGGCCGGCCATGATACAATGCTCAGGTTAACCAGGAAAAGGTATAAGGTAAATGTTATAATATTGACGGCAAGTGAAAAAAGATAATTATTGATCAGTTTTCCGCTAAATACTGGAGAACCCTTACCCGCCGAGTAGATCTTCAGCAGATCATAAGTTCTTTTATCTGTTTCAGTAAGAAAGCTTCTGCTGAGTGTCGACAAAGAAGCGAATAATATTATGATCCATACCAGTGCACTTCTGGGGATCGGATCCAGCTGATCTGCTCTTATCGTAAAAAGGATCAGCATTAAAGAAGCCACTACAAAGGCGATCACCATATTTATGGCAAAGCGGGTACGCCATTCGATCTGCAGATCCTTTCGTAGTATGGATTTTGTTTGCCTGAACCAACTCATGGCCAAGTTTAAGCATTTATTCATACTATTTGCAGCATAATCGAATTATTCTTTGATAGAAAGGTAATAGCATGCCTATATTCGGGTCCTCTACATGAACCCGGTATTTAAAACTGCTTATGAATCTATTTTCGCTGCTTGATTCGGAAACCATATTGCCACAATTCGAAGTGTCTTCAAAAAAAGAGCTTATAAATGCACTTGTGGATACATTGGCAAATAAGACTGATTCGGATGAGGAATTAGAAGAGATAAGAAGAGCAGTTCTTGAGAGGGAGAAAGTAATGTCTACGGGAGTTGGTAAGGGTCTTGCCATTCCACACGGTAAAACAACTGCAGTCGATAATAATCTTGGAGCCTTTGCATTATTAAAGGAGCCGCTGAACTTTGATTCAATAGACGGTCAACCGGTGAAGATCGTATTCTTGCTGGTCAGTCCTCAATCAAATAACAGCATGCATATTAAATTGCTGAGCAGGATATCAAGGTTAATGAACAGTGGAACATTCAGAGAGAAGATACAGAATTGTGAAACTGAGAATGAGATCCGCAATGCCTTTCAGGAAGAAGAAGAAAAATATTTTGTGAATCTATGATCAGATCTATCGCATCATTTCTGTGCTTTATTACAGCTATTACCTCAACAGTTGTACATGCTCAGGATCTTAATGATGTGATCGAGTCCTCAAATAATACGGAAGCATTCTGGTCTGTCACTGTCCGGGATGCTGAAGGAGAGATCCTTTTTGAAAGGAATTCCGATAAGCT
This genomic window contains:
- the dapF gene encoding diaminopimelate epimerase, which translates into the protein MTKTLKFSKMEGAGNDFVVIDNREYRLSMNEIIDLAPCLCNRRFGIGADGLLVLQENEDPDLDFTMIYRNADGSDAGMCGNGARCLCMYAHHHGFPSNLTFNVHDNIYTAEVRKSEVCIRFPVTVKTQELEINDRPLIKADAATEHLVCMVPESDLEKEDELVRTGRSIRNHELVLPEGSNVNFVSVTGRHSLKLQTYERGVEDLTLACGTGSLAASIAAHHDSQSDETDPVYEVQVKGGKLNAGFHFDADTRTYAKLTLTGPAHFVFKGSIQL
- a CDS encoding ATP-binding protein translates to MNISFGDQRLVGQQRAREQIKRIYGSDRISHAYLISGPKGAGKTPFALAFAELINGISNLTDLGEHRSSKKSSWFSHPDIHVFIPKPTSAGMSEIRERLELLSDDPYEIIDFSSRPSLSDDSSKNLQAFYPIDYFRDDIRPIAKLKPNEGKRVIIIMTRVETMRKETANAFLKLLEEPNDRLMFILTTESYESLLPTIVSRCQHIPLGMLSEDDVRTGLMKNESLSEDEASYLARVSGGNYAMTRFFDLEKLKDNREGIVEFLRASYSQDASALSKMIQDWQSDNNIEGMVSLTNLIEMYLRDLMVFRTTENRSLITNIDQAESIAKFTRALGDARLEDMIDELEESRTLLRQNVNPKLVFIVLSLRYSALMRGMDPVISNANNWQHLPAFVS
- a CDS encoding heme exporter protein CcmB, whose translation is MSWFRQTKSILRKDLQIEWRTRFAINMVIAFVVASLMLILFTIRADQLDPIPRSALVWIIILFASLSTLSRSFLTETDKRTYDLLKIYSAGKGSPVFSGKLINNYLFSLAVNIITFTLYLFLVNLSIVSWPAFLVILFLGTAGISGVSTLVAAIVSQADRKGAIFSILSIPLFVPMILLLTDLTKVAFVSAELSTETQSLWALVGFVGVMVTAGSILFDYIWEE
- a CDS encoding PTS sugar transporter subunit IIA produces the protein MNLFSLLDSETILPQFEVSSKKELINALVDTLANKTDSDEELEEIRRAVLEREKVMSTGVGKGLAIPHGKTTAVDNNLGAFALLKEPLNFDSIDGQPVKIVFLLVSPQSNNSMHIKLLSRISRLMNSGTFREKIQNCETENEIRNAFQEEEEKYFVNL